In one Pseudarthrobacter sp. NBSH8 genomic region, the following are encoded:
- a CDS encoding DoxX family protein: protein MNQSRLITTAITVLRVILGFLFAAHGWQKFNEWTIAGTQAAFSQMGVPAANISAPLVAGLELAGGVALILGVLTRVVAALLALNMIGALFLVHAPAGVFADKGGYELVLLLGAAALALALTGAGRVSVDRVLFARKGSKLAVLA from the coding sequence ATGAATCAGTCACGCCTTATCACCACGGCCATCACCGTCCTGCGCGTCATCCTCGGCTTCCTCTTCGCCGCCCACGGCTGGCAGAAGTTCAATGAATGGACCATCGCCGGCACCCAGGCCGCGTTCTCCCAGATGGGCGTCCCCGCAGCCAACATCTCAGCTCCCCTCGTTGCAGGCCTCGAGCTCGCCGGCGGCGTTGCCCTCATCCTCGGCGTACTCACCCGCGTGGTGGCTGCCCTGCTGGCCCTAAACATGATCGGCGCCCTCTTCCTGGTGCACGCCCCGGCAGGAGTCTTCGCCGACAAGGGCGGGTACGAACTGGTGCTGCTCCTGGGCGCTGCCGCCCTGGCACTCGCACTCACCGGAGCCGGCCGGGTGTCCGTGGACCGCGTCCTGTTCGCCCGCAAGGGCTCCAAACTGGCAGTCCTCGCCTAA